The bacterium genome contains the following window.
GCCGCTTGACGTACGAGCGGCCGAGATCGCCTTTTATCGCCCTGCCTACGTACGTTCCGTACTGAACAATTACCGGCTTATCCAATCCCAGCTCGTGCCGGATACTGGCTTTTATCGCAGGATCCTGGTGCTGTCCCATAATCAGCTGGACCGGATCGCCGGGAATCAGATAGATCATCGAGAACGTGATCACGCTGATGCCGAAGAGCACCGGAACAAGCTGAAGCACACGGCGTAAAACGTATAGCGCCACGGCGGAAGTTTACCTCATGGCGCGCCTGACGTGCGCATTCGGTGTGTTTGTTATCATTCGGCCGTGCTTAAGATACATGCCACTTACGTGATCGTGCTTTACGTCGCGTGCGAGTTGATCGCGAATGTGACAGCGGGGAAAATCACTACGCTCGGCCCATTCACGGTTCCGGCGGCAATTTATATATTCGCCCTCACTTTCACGCTCATAGACCTGATCAACGAAGGATTGGGAAAGGAGGCCGCCCGCCGCGTGGTTTTCGCGGCGTTCGCGGCCAACATCCTTCTCGCGCTTTATTCGCTGGTCGTCGTCGCCC
Protein-coding sequences here:
- a CDS encoding VUT family protein encodes the protein MLKIHATYVIVLYVACELIANVTAGKITTLGPFTVPAAIYIFALTFTLIDLINEGLGKEAARRVVFAAFAANILLALYSLVVVA